The nucleotide sequence ATCGTCTGGCTTAGTTTTTAAAGCGGATGCTAAAAATCTTCCCACTCCCAGTGCTGAGAGTCCCGATATGCTGGATGTGGATGTATTAGTTGTCGGCGGTGGTTCAGCATCCCTATAAAGCCGTAGAGTACCCCTCGGGTGGTTGGTATGGTTTGTACCCTGGACCTTTGCAAATGCAGTACATGTCCGTACAGTCTTCCAAGGGTGGCTTGTATATGGCCTCGCATGATGAGTCTCATTGCCCCAAAGAAATCGAGTTCTGTGCGGTAGAAGAGGGGACTCGCCTCATTTATAAAGTTTTTACGGGTGTAGCCAAAAATTCATACAGTATGACTTACCCAATGATTGTGGGTGGTTTCGATGGCGATTGGTACGCCGCCGCGGAGATTTACCGTGATTTTGCGACGAACGCAAATGTATGCCAAATACCTAAACTCAAGGATAATCCGAAGGTTCTCGATTGGATAAAAGAATCACCAGTTGTTTGTACTTATGCAGTTCGGGGTGAGGGGCACCATGCAGGACCGACTCAGCCCAATAAGCTCTATCCCTATAAAAATGTCTTACCGCATTTAGAGATGTATCAAAAAGAATTTGGAACCAATATTCTCAATATTATTATGCAGTACGAAGGGACGGCACCGTGGTCACCGCCGTATGTTTGGCCTCCCATGGGGGGCGAAGACCTTTTCAAAGAATATGTCGATGCACTGCATGAGCAGGGCAATATGGCTGGTCTTTATTGCTCGGGAACTTCGTGGACGGAGTTTTCTTCCACGGGTGAAGGTGATTATGACTGCCGAGAAACATTCAAAAAATTGAATCTAATAGAAGACATTTGTCTAGGTCCACAGGGCGAGCAAAGTTCACTTGTCTGCAATGGCGATGCCCTGCGCTGGGGTTACGATCTTTGCGCCTCTCGCAAAAAGACCTTGGAATTACTATCTGCTGAAACAAAAAAAATGATTGATGTAGGCGTGGACTACGTTCAGCTCTTTGATCAAAATTTAGGCTGTGCGCCTTATTTTTGTCACAGTTCCGATCATGGACATTCAGCTGGGCCCGGGCCATGGATGGTGCAAGCCATGCAGGAACTCATTAGTGGTATTTATCAGCATAGTGGGGCCAATGATAAAGGTGTATTATTGGGTTGTGAGGCAGCAGCAGCCGAACCCTTTATGACCGATCTTCCGCTCAATGATTTACGCTTTAATCAAGTTTTGAGCTACGGTAAATGGGTGCCGGCTTATGCATTTGTTTACCATGAATACGTCAATAACTTTCAGGGTAATCAAGTAGAGACGACTGAGTTTTTAAGTACAGAGCAGGGGGCTAATCACTTATTACTAAGAACGGCTTATTCTTTTTCAATCGGTGATTTAATGACTATAGTGTTAAATGATCAGGGACAGATACACTGGGGCTGGTGTACTAAGTTTTCAGTCCCCGCACCCGATCAAAAAAGTATTATTCAACTGATAAAAAATCTTAGCGCTTGGCGCAAGGGAGCCGCAAAAGAGTTTTTAATTTACGGACGCATGGAAAAGCCCTATGAAATCTTAAATCCACACCAAGCTAAAGTCTATCGTAGCGATGATTCATATATGAATTTTAACAAGGTCTTGACTAGCCGTTTTGTTAGTGAAGTGGGCAGAGACGTTCAACTTTTTGTCAATTGGCAAGACAAATCTGAGCAAGTGGAGTTGAGCCTAGATCTAGATATAACGGCAATAATTATCTATTCCTCTGCCACAGGTGAGATGAGGCAAGTAAGTTCTCGAGATTTTAATTTACAAATTCCTGCCTTGGATGGACTAATGATTGAATACCTACGAGCTTGAGTTTATCTCGAGCTATTTACCCTAGGGCAAGCATTTCAATGGTCATAATTAAGTGATTTAGTCTCTAAGCTGATTTTTTGAGAGTGAAATTCACTTTATTAAGTATCAATAGTTAATGCGCTAGCGCTCTCATGGCTCGCGGCAGTTTGTTTTATGCCTTTTGATGAATCAACAAAATGATTGGGCTGCAGTGAATAGCCCGTTTATTCCTTGCATATTTTGCAGGGAAAATTTGATCATGTAAACATCTCTATTTTGCGGTTTACCAAGCGAGCTCAATTCTCCGGCGTCAATAAGAGCGTGTTCTATTCCCCTAGCTTTTAGAGCTTGTTGAGCTACATCTGCCGCTAAACCTTGAGCAATACCATTGAGGCTTATTTGGCCACCGGCCTTATTTATACAGATTAAATCATCTTGAATATCGATGAACTGCCAGCCAACTCGCTTATTTCCCTTCTGCGGCCCATTTTTTCATTATGCTAATGTTGCTTTCGATTGATTGAATGCGCTCGGTATTTTTTCGTTTTCTAAAAGCATCTAAATAAGCCTTCATATCGCTATCGTAGCTTTCTTCGCTTTCGGGTTTTATCCCCTTGTCCCCAGTTTCTTTTATCCACTTGGATAAGATACTTCTAAAATCCATCAATTTTGAGCCATAGGCTTTATCATTAGCCAAATTATTAATTTCAAAAGGATCAAGTGATAAATCGTACAACTCCTCGGGGGGACGAGTTTTTGCGGTCAGTAATTTGTGGACATCATTTAATTCACCTAGCTTGTCCAATTCTCTTAATTTCAACATCCAGGGTTTATGGTCTTTGTAGTCACAAGGCTGCAGGTAAGGACGATTGGGTAGGTGATTTTTTATGTATTTAAAATTTCCTTTCCGCACGCTTCTGATATGATCAACCGTTTCATCGCAACGGTCGCGAGCTGACACCATAAACTCACGGGCTTTATGGTCTTTATTAAACAAAGGTTTTGCCTCCATGTAATCAGGAATTTTTATCCCTGCAAATTGCAAAGAAGTCGCCGCCATATCAATATGACAAACAAGCTCATCTTTAATTTGCGGTTTAAGAAGTTTGGGAGCCCATACCACAAATGGAATGCGAGAACCCTCATCGTACATAAATTGTTTGCCACGAGCCTGACTAATGCCGTGGTCGGTGATGAAGAAAATAATGGTATTGTCCAATAATTTATCTTTTTTGAGACGGTTGATTATCTTTCCGACTGCCACATCGGTGTAACTGACTGAATTTAAATACTCGGCCCAATCTTTGCGGAACTCTGCACAATCGGGGTAATAAGGCGGTAGATTTACATCTTGTGGCTTTACCAAATTCTCTGGAATTGCCTGCTCTACTTCTTTGTTCCATTTTGCCACATTGCGCAACTTTCCGCCTCGCAATTGAACTTGTGCAAAAAATGGCTGACTCTTAGCCATCTTTGACCAATTTGGCGCATCATACAAATCCTGGCGTTTATACACAAAGTTATAATCCTCTTTACCCGGCTTAGTAAGAGATTCTTGCATATTACAGGTATAATAGCCATGCTCTTTAAAGATTTCGGGAATTATTTTAATTCCTTCAGGTAAATAAATTTTATGAGTTCCCCTTGATGAACGGTGATGATGCGCGCCGATTGAGGTCTGATACATTCCTGTCACCATTGCCGAACGACTGGTCGAACAAACGGGTGACGTTACATAAGCATTATTATATACCACCCCTTCTTTGGCCAATTTATCGACATTCGGCGTGTAGACCAGCTTCTCCCCCTGATAGCCAAAGTGGGAGGACATATCTTCAACAACTATCCAGAGGATATTGGGTTTCTTTCTTAGCTCTTTATCTTGAGCATGAGCACTTAAGAGAAAAGTTAATAAGAACAAAAGTTGATAAAGTTTACAGCTCATAATTATTTCTCCTCTTTAAATATGTCGTATTCAGGGTTCTCGACTTTACCCTTTGCGTGCTTGTAAACCTTTTGTAATTCATCTCTACTGGACGGAATTCTGCCTTTGTCATCAGTCGTATTCTCCCATACTTTAAGTTGCTCGCGGTGCATTTTTAGAATAGATACATATTCCGGATTCAAAGCTAGATTATGCACTTGATGCGGGTCATTTTCCACATCATATAACTCCTCCACTTTTCTCTTAGAGGCATCGTGGTATGAGCCTTGCAGAGGCGTGAGTTCACCGTCTTTATACATTTTCCTGATATTTGTAAAGACCGCGTTACCATCTCTGTAGGCGGCTTGGTAATGGGGACGATCAGTCATGTGATTTTTAATATAGACAAACTTCTCACTTCTCACTGCCCGCACATGATCGATAGCGATACCCATGCGATCTTTAGCTGAAATCACATAATCCCGCTCCTGATAATTCTTTGCAAAAAGATTTTTTCCTTCCATAAAATCCGGCACTTGGAGTCCTGCTAATGCGAGGGAACTCACCGTTATATCTATTCCACTTACCAAATCCTTGCGTATGCTTCCCTTATTGGTGATTTGTTGGAAACCTTTTGGCCAATGAACAATCAGAGGTACTTTTGTTCCTTCATCATAAAGATGCTGCTTGGCTCTAGGCATCTGGCAACCGTGATCAGTAAAGAAAAATACAATGGTATTATCCCATAACTCATATTCTTTCAAAGCTTTAATAATTGATCCAACTTGGCTATCGCAAAAGGCGACCTGTTCGTAATGGCGTGCTATGGCATTGCGCATAACAGCATTATCGGGATACTGAGGAGGCACATTTACTTCACGCTCTTTTACACGACTGTAAGCAGGATATTTACTGCCCGCTTCCCCCTGATACTTGCCTCCCGAAAGCTGTATTTGACCAAAGAACTTTTTCCCTTTAAGCTGCTCAAGCCAGCTCAGATCATGGGCCTTTAGGTGACTGGAAACAATTTTTTTAGAAGGCCGTTTGAACTCAGGAGAATACAAATCACTCAGTTTATAAGAAAAGTTATAATCCGTTTTTTCTTCATTAAAGGTAAGGTAAGCCGCTTGGCGAAATAGTTGCGGAATTGTCGTAATGCCTTTAGGAAGGGGCTTCTTTATCATAGTGCGGTGCTCATGCAGACCATGGCTTGTCTGCATGGTTCCAGTAATTAAGGCAGAGCGACTTGTCGAACAAACTGGCGCCGGCATATAGACACGTTCAAACTTAACTCCATTTTTCGCCAGCATGTCGATATTGGGCGTGGCTACCGTCTTATCTCCATAACAGCCCATCCAGTCACTCATATCATCAACGTATATCCACAAAACGTTTGGAGCTTCTCGCGAAAAAACTGCATGACTTAAGGTGAAAAGAGCAAGTATTGCTACTATTTTGTTCATGAAAATAAGGCCTCTGTTAAATGCTTTCTATAATATGATTACCCATAAAGCGGGACAAAGCCCCTAATCGCCTGGTCAAGGATCTTGCCAGACAGGCAAACAAAAAGTATATGCCCGTGCGGCGAGCACCTTGCAGGGGAGCTCGAGGGGACAGCGTCCATCTCGTATGGGTCGCATCATGCCCTTTATTGTGGGTAATCGTGTTCTATAATAGAATTGTCTCGAATAATGCAATTGACACAATTGTTTCAAATTCTCATTCATTTGCGATCAAAATCTTACTATGGCAAGAAGTACGATTGGCTTCTTTCTTTGTCTTTCTGTTGATTAAAAATGGCAATGAGTTTTTTAGCAATTCAGGGTGCTGACCGGTACCTTTGTGACCATCGTGCATTCCGGTGAGCAAAGTATAACGAGCGGGAGCACAATAGGCGCTGCCATAGTAGCGTTTAAACTCCATGCCCTGTTGAGCTATAGAGTCGATATTTGGCGTTGTCAGGTGTTTTTGTCCATAGTGACTTAACATTCCTTTGCCGAGGTCATCGGCATAAATCAAAATGATATTGGTTTTCTTTTGCATCAAATTCATGCATTTGAAACGGATAATTGTTTTTCCCCAGGGGAAAAAGCCTTCTTCGCCATCGAGTTGATCGAGTTTTTCCCACATCACGATGCTAGCCTCCTGTAAAACATCGTCGACATTTCTCCAGCTCGGCAAGATGCTCCTAGCAAAGACGCGCAGGGCATTTTCGTGCTTTAAAAAAAGCTTCAAAAAATCAGCCTCTTTAAGTTCTGTGTTCTGGTCCATAATAAAATTCTCTTAGCTTGCTTTCTTATATACTAATTTGCTTAAAATAAAAACCTGCCACCCTTTTTTAATAAAAGTCAATAATAAGTCCTTTTTTTGTAAAATAGCTTCTCTAGTCTTAAGACAAAAAACAAGAAGATTAACTTTATTTTACTCATGGATGTAGGAATAAGACGGAAACTAAAGAATAACCTGAATCCGTGAGCTACATTAAGTTAATCCTCTTGATCTTTCGCCTTCATTGACTTACAACTTTTTTCAAAAGACCTACGGGTATTCCTGCAAAAAGTTGTAAAGTTCTGAAACCAAAATCCCTACGAGATTATTACAAAGCCAGCTCACGGATTCAGGAATAAGTCAAAAAATTAAATTTTGCTGTAAGATTTTCTTAGTTCCAGATAATACAGAGCTAAGAATTAAATGCACAGAGAAGTTTATGAATTAAGAAGGTCCTTGGCCAAGACTAAGGTCTGTCTTCAAAGAGCTCATAAATTCTTTATTTTTATTGATTAGAATTAAAAGGAATCACTATGGATCGTCGTCAATTTTTCAAAGCTCAAATTGCAGGTACTGCAATTCTCGCATCGTCTGGCTTAGTATTTAAAGCGGAGGCTAAAAATCTTCCCACTCCCAGTGCAGAAAGTCCGGATATGCTGGATGTGGATGTATTAGTTGTCGGCGGTGGTTCAGCCGGTCATGTAGCGGCTATTCAAGCAGGGCGCATGGGTGCTAAAACAGTTCTACTTGAGCGTGGTCCACAACTGGGTGGGACGACCACGACTGGTGGCGTTTGCTTCCCCGGACTTTTCCACGCTTGGGGTAAGCAAGTCATTTCCGGTATTGGCTGGGAACTCATAAAAAAATCGCGGGAAATAGATTGTAAGCCACTTCAAGATTTCTCTGTGGCCAATAAAAGTCATGTTTATTATCATGTAGATATCAATGCTCAGCTCTATTCACTTTTAGCCGAAGAAGCCTGCCTCGATGCAGGTGTGTCCTTGGCTTATTATCAATTCCCCGAAAAAGTTACTCAAACAAGCGATGGTTGGCTAGTTGACGTAGTAGGTCAGGGGGTGCGTTACCAATTGCGCTGTAAGCAAATTATCGATTGTACTGGTGGTGCAACGGTGGCGGGAATGCTCGGTATGGAACGCATGCGTGGTGAGGAACGTCAGCCGGGGACTCATGTTGTTATCTACAAGGGCTTTGACCGAGCTGTGGTCAACAAGAATAAATCAAAGATTCAGCAGATGTATAAGCAAGCGATTAAGGAAGGTCGACTTAAAAAAGGTGACACCTGGAGCGGTAATGCTTTTCAAGCCATCAATAGTACGCGTGGAAATGTCAATCATATCTTTGGTGCGGATTCATCTACTGCAGCAACGCAAACGCAAACCAACCTTGCGGGGAGAAAGTCGATTTTGCGCATGCTCAAGTTTCTAAAAACAATTCCGGGTGGTGAAAAGGCCAGTATCGATCGCATGATGACCGAGACGGCTAGTCGAGAAACTTACCGTATTAAAGGGGAAAGAGTTCTCACAGTCAATGATTATACCAGTGGACGTGTCTTTAAAGACTCACTCTGTTATTCATTCTATCCCATTGACCTGCATGATGCACATGGCGTCAAACCCAAAAAATTAAAGCCCGGTGTATTTCCCACCATTCCTAGATCATGCCTAATTCCCAAAGGCTCCAAAAATATCATGGTGGCAGGGCGTTCAGTTTCTAGTGATCGTTTAGCTAATTCTGCTGCTCGTGTACAGGCGACATGCATGGCCATGGGGCAAGCGACTGCAGTCACTGCGGTACTTGCTGCTAGACAGGGTAAGAGTCCAGGTGAAGTTGATTTGGATGAAACTCGCAAAGAACTCATTAAGCATAATGCGATTGTGATCGGTGAACTCAAAAGTGCTAAAGCTGAACCTAAAGAAGCTAAAGCTAAGGAACAAGAAGCCAAAACGCAGACCTTAAATGGCAATAGACTTTTAGTGGATGCGGGGGCAGCTCATGCGATAGGTTCTTGGAAAAAAAGCAGTAATTCTACTCCTGCCATTGGTTCGAGCTACCTGCATGACAACAATCAGGCCAAGGGTGAAAATTCTTTAAGTTTCAATATTAAAGTTGATAAGCCCGGTAAATATTCCATTAAACTCTTTTATAGTGCGCACGAGACCCGCGCCAATAATGTACCAGTGAACGTAAGCATTGGCGATCAAATTAAAGAGCTCCAAGTCAATCAACAAAAGAGTGATGATGGTGGCTATGTACTTGGTCAATTTGATATCCAAGATGCGGCGAAAGTTGTGATCTCCAATGCAGGAACTGAAGGCTTTGTCATTGTAGATGGTTTGGAAGTTTCTCCTATTAAAGAAAAAATTAAGATTTAAGCTAGTAGCTCAAAATAGGATCCATATTTGAAAAATAAAAAACAGCTCGTCAATCTCTTGGTAGCCAGTACTTTTCTCGTGATGGTGATTTCGGGATTGATGGCTTATTTTAGGCCCTTTTCACTCAAAACTACTGGCCTGCATTCATTGATGGGCTTCTTCTTTATCCTGCTCATATACCTGCATGTGAAGCATAATTTTAAGGGCTTGAAGAAAAGCTTCCAGGGGAAAAACTTAGCCCTGACTTTTGGCATCACAGCGCTTCTTACAAGCCTGTTTATTTGGCAACCTAAGCCAGTGCAGGCAATTCTTGGCTTAAGTAATAATTTGGGAGCAGCTCAAGATCGCTTTGCGATGAATGATAATGGCATGATTTATCATTATACCCCGACTCCTAAGTTTAAGCTTAAATTGGAAGTGAGAGCCGGCAAAGGCTATCAAACTCAGGCCCCTCCTGAAATGGCCATTTGGTTACAGAATCAATCGTCTTATCATATCAAAACTTTGCATAGTACGCAAAAAACTGAAGAGTTGCCATACTGGTCCTGGAAAGTGAAGGAGTACGAGAAAGCCAAAAAAGAAGCAGACGAAAACGATGGAGAAGTTTTGGCTGTCAGCGGGGCGACTCCCAATAGCTCCTTCGATGCCCGTGATTATATCTTACCCGAAAGAAATAAAGAAGCCTTTTATTTAGTGATAGAAGTCAACCAGCCAGGGGATGGCAATAAGTCTTACAAGGATCAACCCAGCCTCATCTATAAAGTCGAGATCGATAACAAATACCCCACGGCTTTTCAAGTGCTCGAACTCATGGGCTACTCAAAATACGATGAGCAAGAAGAACGCTGGGAAGCCTATTACCCCGATGAAACTATAACAAGTGCACTCAAGCTCATTGATAGTGCCTTGCTAACTATTGAGAGAGACAAATGAAAAAACGAGTATATTGGACTCTGTTATTCTTTACGAATCTGTATTTGTTGGCTGCCGAGAAACCCAGTGTCTTGCTGATTAATGTGGATGACTGGAATGATTGGAACGAAGTCTTAAAAGGGCATCCGCAAGCTATCACTCCCAATATTAAGCGCCTAGCAGAGCGGGGGCTAACTTTTAGTAAGGCCATTTGCGCCTCACCGTCCTGTGTGCCCTCGCGTCCGGCATTTTTTACCGGTATTGCCCCCTGGCGTTCCGGCAATATTTCCAATGATAATGGTCGTCGGCCTTGGCGTTTTTATTCGGGGTCGAAAGCTGTCACTATTCCTAAGCTCTTTTCACAAAATGGCTGGAAAAGCATTGGCATAGCCAAGAATTTCCACAAAGGAGATAAACCCGAGTTTGATACCTACATTCCATCCACCAAAAAGGTGACCAAAGTTAAAGGC is from Lentisphaera profundi and encodes:
- a CDS encoding DUF6259 domain-containing protein, with amino-acid sequence MVQHPYKAVEYPSGGWYGLYPGPLQMQYMSVQSSKGGLYMASHDESHCPKEIEFCAVEEGTRLIYKVFTGVAKNSYSMTYPMIVGGFDGDWYAAAEIYRDFATNANVCQIPKLKDNPKVLDWIKESPVVCTYAVRGEGHHAGPTQPNKLYPYKNVLPHLEMYQKEFGTNILNIIMQYEGTAPWSPPYVWPPMGGEDLFKEYVDALHEQGNMAGLYCSGTSWTEFSSTGEGDYDCRETFKKLNLIEDICLGPQGEQSSLVCNGDALRWGYDLCASRKKTLELLSAETKKMIDVGVDYVQLFDQNLGCAPYFCHSSDHGHSAGPGPWMVQAMQELISGIYQHSGANDKGVLLGCEAAAAEPFMTDLPLNDLRFNQVLSYGKWVPAYAFVYHEYVNNFQGNQVETTEFLSTEQGANHLLLRTAYSFSIGDLMTIVLNDQGQIHWGWCTKFSVPAPDQKSIIQLIKNLSAWRKGAAKEFLIYGRMEKPYEILNPHQAKVYRSDDSYMNFNKVLTSRFVSEVGRDVQLFVNWQDKSEQVELSLDLDITAIIIYSSATGEMRQVSSRDFNLQIPALDGLMIEYLRA
- a CDS encoding FAD:protein FMN transferase encodes the protein MDIQDDLICINKAGGQISLNGIAQGLAADVAQQALKARGIEHALIDAGELSSLGKPQNRDVYMIKFSLQNMQGINGLFTAAQSFC
- a CDS encoding sulfatase yields the protein MSCKLYQLLFLLTFLLSAHAQDKELRKKPNILWIVVEDMSSHFGYQGEKLVYTPNVDKLAKEGVVYNNAYVTSPVCSTSRSAMVTGMYQTSIGAHHHRSSRGTHKIYLPEGIKIIPEIFKEHGYYTCNMQESLTKPGKEDYNFVYKRQDLYDAPNWSKMAKSQPFFAQVQLRGGKLRNVAKWNKEVEQAIPENLVKPQDVNLPPYYPDCAEFRKDWAEYLNSVSYTDVAVGKIINRLKKDKLLDNTIIFFITDHGISQARGKQFMYDEGSRIPFVVWAPKLLKPQIKDELVCHIDMAATSLQFAGIKIPDYMEAKPLFNKDHKAREFMVSARDRCDETVDHIRSVRKGNFKYIKNHLPNRPYLQPCDYKDHKPWMLKLRELDKLGELNDVHKLLTAKTRPPEELYDLSLDPFEINNLANDKAYGSKLMDFRSILSKWIKETGDKGIKPESEESYDSDMKAYLDAFRKRKNTERIQSIESNISIMKKWAAEGK
- a CDS encoding sulfatase yields the protein MNKIVAILALFTLSHAVFSREAPNVLWIYVDDMSDWMGCYGDKTVATPNIDMLAKNGVKFERVYMPAPVCSTSRSALITGTMQTSHGLHEHRTMIKKPLPKGITTIPQLFRQAAYLTFNEEKTDYNFSYKLSDLYSPEFKRPSKKIVSSHLKAHDLSWLEQLKGKKFFGQIQLSGGKYQGEAGSKYPAYSRVKEREVNVPPQYPDNAVMRNAIARHYEQVAFCDSQVGSIIKALKEYELWDNTIVFFFTDHGCQMPRAKQHLYDEGTKVPLIVHWPKGFQQITNKGSIRKDLVSGIDITVSSLALAGLQVPDFMEGKNLFAKNYQERDYVISAKDRMGIAIDHVRAVRSEKFVYIKNHMTDRPHYQAAYRDGNAVFTNIRKMYKDGELTPLQGSYHDASKRKVEELYDVENDPHQVHNLALNPEYVSILKMHREQLKVWENTTDDKGRIPSSRDELQKVYKHAKGKVENPEYDIFKEEK
- a CDS encoding sulfatase-like hydrolase/transferase — its product is MDQNTELKEADFLKLFLKHENALRVFARSILPSWRNVDDVLQEASIVMWEKLDQLDGEEGFFPWGKTIIRFKCMNLMQKKTNIILIYADDLGKGMLSHYGQKHLTTPNIDSIAQQGMEFKRYYGSAYCAPARYTLLTGMHDGHKGTGQHPELLKNSLPFLINRKTKKEANRTSCHSKILIANE
- a CDS encoding FAD-dependent oxidoreductase is translated as MDRRQFFKAQIAGTAILASSGLVFKAEAKNLPTPSAESPDMLDVDVLVVGGGSAGHVAAIQAGRMGAKTVLLERGPQLGGTTTTGGVCFPGLFHAWGKQVISGIGWELIKKSREIDCKPLQDFSVANKSHVYYHVDINAQLYSLLAEEACLDAGVSLAYYQFPEKVTQTSDGWLVDVVGQGVRYQLRCKQIIDCTGGATVAGMLGMERMRGEERQPGTHVVIYKGFDRAVVNKNKSKIQQMYKQAIKEGRLKKGDTWSGNAFQAINSTRGNVNHIFGADSSTAATQTQTNLAGRKSILRMLKFLKTIPGGEKASIDRMMTETASRETYRIKGERVLTVNDYTSGRVFKDSLCYSFYPIDLHDAHGVKPKKLKPGVFPTIPRSCLIPKGSKNIMVAGRSVSSDRLANSAARVQATCMAMGQATAVTAVLAARQGKSPGEVDLDETRKELIKHNAIVIGELKSAKAEPKEAKAKEQEAKTQTLNGNRLLVDAGAAHAIGSWKKSSNSTPAIGSSYLHDNNQAKGENSLSFNIKVDKPGKYSIKLFYSAHETRANNVPVNVSIGDQIKELQVNQQKSDDGGYVLGQFDIQDAAKVVISNAGTEGFVIVDGLEVSPIKEKIKI
- a CDS encoding DUF4405 domain-containing protein, giving the protein MKNKKQLVNLLVASTFLVMVISGLMAYFRPFSLKTTGLHSLMGFFFILLIYLHVKHNFKGLKKSFQGKNLALTFGITALLTSLFIWQPKPVQAILGLSNNLGAAQDRFAMNDNGMIYHYTPTPKFKLKLEVRAGKGYQTQAPPEMAIWLQNQSSYHIKTLHSTQKTEELPYWSWKVKEYEKAKKEADENDGEVLAVSGATPNSSFDARDYILPERNKEAFYLVIEVNQPGDGNKSYKDQPSLIYKVEIDNKYPTAFQVLELMGYSKYDEQEERWEAYYPDETITSALKLIDSALLTIERDK